A genomic region of Aureimonas populi contains the following coding sequences:
- a CDS encoding DsbA family protein — translation MTRRSLVLITGLVALIVFAGGAFLYDRYGANPAQPVAAVEGDALVRGHSPIIGPAEAPVTIVEFFDPSCEACRAFYPVVKQIMAAFPGETRLVIRYAPFHDGSDEAVRILETARLQGRFEPVLEALLERQPEWAVHGAPDLAKAWELAAAAGLDVERARADMSAPGIDAVLEQDMADVASNDVRQTPTFFVNGKPLPSFGPQQLYDLVRGEVESARATQ, via the coding sequence ATGACCAGACGGTCCCTCGTTCTCATCACCGGCCTCGTCGCGCTGATCGTCTTTGCCGGCGGCGCCTTTCTCTATGACCGCTATGGCGCCAACCCGGCGCAGCCCGTGGCGGCGGTGGAAGGCGATGCGCTGGTCCGGGGACATTCGCCGATCATCGGCCCCGCCGAGGCGCCGGTGACGATCGTGGAGTTCTTCGATCCGTCCTGCGAGGCGTGCCGGGCCTTCTATCCCGTCGTCAAGCAGATCATGGCCGCCTTCCCGGGCGAGACGCGCCTCGTCATCCGGTACGCGCCCTTCCACGACGGATCGGACGAAGCCGTGCGAATCCTCGAAACGGCGCGCCTTCAGGGCCGGTTCGAACCCGTGCTGGAAGCCCTTCTGGAGCGGCAGCCGGAATGGGCCGTCCATGGTGCGCCCGATCTGGCGAAAGCATGGGAGCTCGCGGCGGCCGCCGGGCTCGATGTCGAGCGCGCGCGGGCCGACATGTCGGCCCCCGGAATCGACGCCGTTCTCGAACAGGACATGGCCGATGTTGCGAGCAACGATGTCCGCCAGACGCCGACCTTCTTCGTCAACGGCAAGCCCCTGCCGTCCTTCGGCCCGCAGCAGCTCTACGACCTGGTGCGGGGCGAGGTGGAAAGCGCGCGGGCGACGCAATAG